TCTACGTTTTCTCCACTCCAAGTAAATGCCTTCTTCAATTGTGAAAAAGATAGATCTAAAGTTAAATTACCTGCCTTAAACAAAAATAGAACACTAAAACCTCTTAAGTGAAAAGTCTAATTCATCCTTCTGATGAGCTCATTAATGTAGTCTTCGCGGTTTCCTGCATCCCCTCCTTCAACATAgtgcttcctcttcttcttcaggcCACTCAATGGTGCCTTAAGCTTGAATGGCCACAAGAAGTTGTTTGCTTCCTTGAAATGTGGCCCCACAGTCATGATTTCATGAACAAGATCCTCAATGCAGATAATCCCATACTTCCCCAGGCCCTGCAATCCAACAAATAACACATTACTAACAACAAACAAGAGCCCAAAAACACATAAGCTGAACAATTAACATCACTTGtatcccccccccccaaaaaaaaagaaatgataagAATCTCCAGCAACACAATACCTGTTCTATGATTGAGTTATCTGTCAGAGGAATCCTCTGCTTGTTCAACTTCCCATATCCCCTCTTGTATATCAACTCCCTGACACTCTTCAAATTAGGGTACCTAaaaacatcatatttttatcacaagttttaACACACTACTGCATGCATGGTCAAATTCTCATAGTAAAAACTAAGGGGAAAACCATGACAAAATTTAGTACCCATATGTCACATATGGCTCGACCCGGCGCAACATGTTAATCGTAGCCTTGTTAACTTTCAAGAACACACCGTTAAATATCTAGCAACCAATTGGGCAACACTACATTAACCAAGCAAAACAAAGGCAAACAAAATTACGATGAAATGATTAAGTGAATGCATGCTTACCTGCCTAAGCCTCAAGAGCTGCAAAATCTTTCGGGTTTTCGGGTGCATGGCATTGATACTATTATAATAAGATCAAATCAATAGAGAGGGAGAAAAAAATCCAACTAAGAACAGAAAAACGACCAAGCGATCAAATACCACAGATGAATACCAACTAAGGATCCAAAATGTTggagaaaaagaggggaaaaatCGTATTTTGGACTTACCCACGGATTCGGATGATAAAGAGAAGCTTGGGTTCGGGACTGACGTAGAACCCACCCTTCAACCTCGCCTCACGTTTCAGGCGGATGAGCTCCTTCGCCTAATAAACGATGCCCATTTCTCACCAATCAGTCAAAAGAACCaaaagaaccaaaaaaaaaatcgaatctCGAGGGATAAAAGATAAAGGAGAACGAGGAGTATTAAGGGTTACAGCACCTGGGATTCGTACTCCTTGGCGTATTGCTGCGCTCTGGTGAAGATAAGCTTGCGGTTTTCccggttcttcttcttcttggcctcGAGCGCCTTCTTCTTCGCCAGCGCCCACtcctcctccctctttctcttcttcagcACCGACTCCGGGATCACCGCCTTCGCCTCTCCCTCCACCATCTTTCTCTTCGTCCCGACGCAGAAACCCTAAGAAGAGAGGGAACGAATCTTTGAATAAAATTGGAGGAAGATATtggaatgaaaaaaagaaaaaagaaaaaaaaaaaaaaaaaaaaaaaaaaaagaaaaaacctaGATTCCGATCCGAGTTCGCCGCATCAAAGAAGTAACCCTAGGTTTTTTGGGGGGTTCTTTACCTTGTCTGGTCGGGAAATGGCGACGGTGTGCAAGGGAGGAGGGCCGCGGGGGCGGGGGACAAGATTTTAAGGGTTCCCGGGAGCGAAGGACCCGAAGATTCCAACGGTCGTGATGCCGCATGGGTGTCAAACAAGATCTAGACGGTAGAACTCAAATTGTTTCCAGTGTTCGTACGAACACAGATAACCTAACGTATTCCAGGCTTCCAAGATTCCATCTCCAGATCCTCGCCGTCCACATATACTAAAAATcatgaaagatcacaatgtgctATTTTATGGCAGCACCTCAGCACAATATCGGAGCCCGAGTTGTCTTGGGCCAGTATTTCGTCCCAGATGCAACGTTTTCTTGGGCTAGAATTTTGGGCCAGGCCCTGGTTGCCTAACATAAGCTCTGATTGGGCTGGAATGTTTGGATTTGAAGGCTTATCAGGATCGTCCATCTGCCATGATTCATTCTCTGAGATGATATCCATGGTTGGTTGGCTTTGAGATTCACAAGCCTGCACGTTAGCAATTGGTGCGATCATCTGTGTGTGGGAATCTCAAAGCTGAAAGTTGGAAACTCTTATTTCTGCTTGGATCTGACCTGCATTATGGTGAGggtgaggtttttttttttttttttttttgggtaaacagAGGATCCATTGGCTATATGTTAAACTAAACCGTGGACGAAACTAAACCATTTGGAGAAGTGAAAATTGAAGTCTGGGAAGAACAGCTGACATTACAGTGAAGAGAATAGGAGGACGAAGAGCCTGTTGAAGATAAAAGCAGTCCAAAAGCTCCCCATATGTGA
The sequence above is a segment of the Elaeis guineensis isolate ETL-2024a chromosome 7, EG11, whole genome shotgun sequence genome. Coding sequences within it:
- the LOC105049335 gene encoding large ribosomal subunit protein uL30w, coding for MVEGEAKAVIPESVLKKRKREEEWALAKKKALEAKKKKNRENRKLIFTRAQQYAKEYESQAKELIRLKREARLKGGFYVSPEPKLLFIIRIRGINAMHPKTRKILQLLRLRQIFNGVFLKVNKATINMLRRVEPYVTYGYPNLKSVRELIYKRGYGKLNKQRIPLTDNSIIEQGLGKYGIICIEDLVHEIMTVGPHFKEANNFLWPFKLKAPLSGLKKKRKHYVEGGDAGNREDYINELIRRMN